One genomic window of Aliiroseovarius sp. M344 includes the following:
- a CDS encoding alpha/beta fold hydrolase has translation MNPVVFVHGFMGGSRQWQGQIDSDAGYEVISLDLPGYGENAQSEALDSIASYAEWALDELSARGVERFNLVGHSMGGMVAQEMVVQTPDRVDRLVLYGTGATGVLPGRFETICTSKRRALADGPQTTARRIAATWFLEREEAPGYEACAAIAEQCRLQAMLNGLDAMENWSGVERLEDIKAKTLVIWGDRDRTYPWCQTEQLWKSISNANLSVLPGCAHAAHLEKPELFNKILGDFFSA, from the coding sequence ATGAACCCAGTTGTCTTTGTTCATGGGTTTATGGGTGGCAGTCGACAATGGCAGGGGCAAATCGACTCTGACGCTGGATATGAGGTCATAAGTCTGGATTTGCCGGGATATGGCGAGAACGCGCAAAGCGAGGCCCTCGACAGCATTGCCAGCTATGCTGAATGGGCGCTGGACGAACTGAGCGCGCGCGGCGTCGAGCGATTCAACTTGGTTGGCCATTCGATGGGCGGGATGGTCGCGCAAGAAATGGTCGTACAAACCCCGGACCGCGTTGACCGGCTCGTACTCTACGGCACTGGCGCCACAGGGGTCCTGCCGGGCCGGTTCGAGACCATCTGCACGTCCAAACGCCGCGCGCTTGCAGATGGGCCGCAAACTACAGCCAGACGGATCGCGGCGACCTGGTTTCTTGAGCGGGAAGAAGCTCCTGGTTATGAGGCCTGCGCCGCGATTGCTGAACAATGCAGACTTCAGGCTATGCTCAATGGGCTCGATGCAATGGAAAACTGGAGCGGTGTCGAGCGCCTAGAAGATATCAAGGCCAAAACACTGGTCATCTGGGGCGACCGTGATCGCACCTACCCCTGGTGCCAGACCGAACAATTGTGGAAATCTATCTCCAACGCGAACCTTTCTGTGCTGCCAGGTTGCGCCCATGCCGCGCACTTGGAAAAGCCGGAGCTGTTCAACAAAATCTTGGGGGATTTCTTTTCAGCCTGA
- a CDS encoding ABC transporter substrate-binding protein, whose translation MIKFNNLAGASALAVFATAGAASADDLTFYCSAQEDWCQLMANSFQDATGIDVAMTRKSSGETFAQIKAESSNPRGDVWWGGTGDPHLQAAEEGLTAEYMSPMRDQLHPWAISQAESAGNRTIGIYSGALGYGYNTDLLAANNLPTPACWEDLLKPEFKGHVQMANPNSSGTAYTTLATMVQLFGEEEGFEFMAGLHANINQYTKSGSAPIKAAGRGENTIGIVFMHDAVKQAVSGFPINVVAPCEGTGYEIGSMSIIEGARNMDSAKAFYDWALSAEAQNLALEVSAFQVPSNVNAKTSESAPDMSTIKLIDYDFRTYGSSNTRQRLLKRWDDEVSVLPQ comes from the coding sequence ATGATCAAATTCAATAACTTGGCTGGCGCATCAGCCCTTGCAGTCTTCGCTACAGCAGGTGCGGCTTCGGCTGACGACCTGACATTCTACTGCTCTGCACAAGAAGACTGGTGCCAGTTGATGGCCAACAGTTTTCAGGACGCGACCGGAATCGATGTTGCGATGACGCGCAAGTCGTCAGGGGAAACGTTTGCACAAATCAAGGCGGAAAGCTCGAACCCACGCGGCGACGTTTGGTGGGGCGGCACGGGTGACCCCCATCTTCAAGCAGCTGAAGAAGGTTTGACGGCAGAATACATGTCACCAATGCGCGACCAACTGCATCCTTGGGCTATTAGCCAAGCGGAAAGTGCTGGCAACAGAACCATCGGGATTTACTCTGGCGCACTGGGCTACGGCTATAACACCGATCTGTTGGCTGCCAACAATTTGCCAACCCCTGCCTGTTGGGAAGACCTGCTCAAGCCAGAATTCAAAGGCCACGTACAGATGGCAAACCCAAACTCATCTGGCACCGCATACACAACGCTTGCGACGATGGTGCAGCTGTTTGGCGAAGAAGAAGGCTTTGAGTTTATGGCCGGCCTGCATGCCAACATAAACCAATACACCAAGTCAGGCTCTGCGCCGATCAAGGCTGCAGGCCGTGGTGAAAACACCATCGGTATCGTGTTTATGCATGATGCGGTGAAGCAAGCCGTCAGCGGCTTCCCGATTAACGTCGTGGCACCATGCGAAGGCACAGGTTATGAAATCGGGTCTATGTCGATCATCGAGGGCGCTCGGAACATGGACAGCGCGAAAGCGTTTTACGATTGGGCACTAAGTGCCGAAGCTCAGAACCTCGCGTTGGAGGTTAGTGCGTTTCAAGTGCCATCAAATGTGAATGCAAAGACATCAGAGAGCGCGCCGGACATGAGCACGATCAAGTTGATCGACTATGATTTCCGCACCTATGGCTCGTCTAACACACGTCAGCGCCTTCTGAAACGATGGGATGATGAGGTGTCGGTCCTGCCGCAGTAA
- a CDS encoding ABC transporter permease subunit, translating into MSDLDDLGVNPLEDTESEAALAYAEERRENIRTFVRTSPDYYIRNFDKIGASSRFTATFNLMAGLFGPIWFGARGLWSWALPFLILETLAFVQIARGLFGDLAADAMARIASIEGTLELRREQLAAAIESNSEKIDVYRRTVESLEENIGGIRAEAETLAAEGPMIVLTGIIILLIAKAAQSLVANWALEARFSDWLSDRSVRSAMPVTHIVFSAVFMALIVAAAMLHYSFPGRFSLLSHFPTDPDIRLTSISWVEDFIAWCVRNSEAFFDGLTFGIRALLDALEVILVQTPWIVIASLIVLLTWLTAGIRTAIYSGAFLAYMGLLGFWEGAMTTLALLGTAACLSIVIGIPLGMFAARRPRFYSFIQPIMDFMQTMPAFVFMVPVIAFFGVGKPAAVVVTMIFGGTPVVRLTVLGLRGVPESVREAAISFGANKWYLLTKVDLPLASPSIRAGINQTIMLSLAMVVVASLIGAKGLGEDVLEALQYANVGQGILAGFSILFCAMILDRIVQGGRK; encoded by the coding sequence ATGAGTGATCTTGATGACTTGGGCGTTAACCCGCTGGAAGATACTGAAAGTGAAGCCGCTCTGGCTTATGCGGAAGAACGGCGCGAAAACATCCGCACCTTCGTTCGCACCAGCCCCGATTACTACATTCGCAACTTCGACAAGATCGGCGCTTCGTCCCGGTTTACCGCCACATTCAACCTGATGGCTGGCCTGTTTGGTCCGATCTGGTTTGGCGCGCGCGGGCTGTGGTCTTGGGCCCTGCCTTTCCTGATCCTTGAGACCCTTGCCTTTGTGCAAATTGCGCGCGGTCTTTTCGGCGATCTGGCCGCAGATGCCATGGCCCGCATTGCCTCGATCGAAGGCACGCTTGAACTGCGCCGCGAACAACTTGCTGCCGCCATCGAAAGCAACTCCGAGAAAATCGATGTCTATCGCCGCACCGTCGAGTCGCTGGAAGAAAACATCGGCGGCATCCGTGCCGAGGCCGAAACCTTGGCCGCCGAAGGCCCGATGATTGTGCTTACGGGCATCATCATCTTGCTGATCGCCAAGGCGGCACAGTCACTGGTTGCCAACTGGGCGCTCGAAGCGCGGTTTTCTGATTGGCTGTCCGACCGCTCGGTCCGCTCTGCCATGCCGGTAACGCATATTGTATTCAGTGCCGTCTTTATGGCGCTGATCGTCGCGGCCGCCATGCTTCACTACAGCTTTCCAGGCCGTTTTTCGCTGCTCAGCCATTTCCCCACCGACCCCGACATCCGCCTGACCAGTATCTCTTGGGTCGAAGATTTTATCGCCTGGTGTGTGCGCAACTCGGAGGCTTTCTTCGATGGTCTGACATTCGGTATCCGCGCGCTGCTTGATGCTCTTGAAGTCATACTCGTCCAGACCCCGTGGATCGTGATCGCCAGCTTGATCGTGCTGCTGACTTGGCTCACCGCTGGCATACGCACGGCCATCTACTCGGGCGCTTTCCTCGCCTATATGGGCCTTCTGGGCTTTTGGGAGGGTGCAATGACGACGCTTGCATTGCTGGGTACCGCAGCCTGCCTATCGATTGTGATCGGCATTCCACTGGGCATGTTCGCCGCCCGCCGCCCGCGATTTTACAGCTTCATTCAGCCGATCATGGATTTCATGCAGACCATGCCTGCCTTTGTCTTCATGGTGCCCGTGATTGCGTTCTTTGGCGTCGGAAAACCAGCCGCGGTTGTGGTTACGATGATCTTTGGCGGTACCCCCGTCGTACGGCTGACTGTGCTGGGTTTGCGCGGTGTGCCTGAAAGCGTACGCGAAGCGGCGATCAGCTTTGGTGCAAACAAATGGTATCTGTTGACCAAGGTCGATCTGCCTTTGGCCAGCCCGTCAATCCGCGCAGGCATCAACCAGACCATAATGCTGTCGTTGGCCATGGTCGTCGTTGCCTCGTTGATCGGTGCCAAAGGGCTGGGTGAGGATGTTCTGGAAGCGCTGCAATATGCCAATGTCGGTCAGGGTATTCTCGCCGGATTCTCGATCTTGTTCTGTGCCATGATCCTTGATCGCATCGTTCAGGGGGGACGCAAATGA
- a CDS encoding iron ABC transporter permease translates to MRQVTSDKATNPVLIFWIIAGLAGFFILPWYGIEDFFRFEWLVDGYPFDSDYAPGIFLIGQGEKLWLAPLIAPLLAPIAVLKKSKSDPIYAQVLILAGAFGFGWLVLQGFSIGIRGWNFGWATALFGELDDRQYGMGYGALISAAAFLFIFTQGLAARGAINGDVFVVSSIGGVVVIVTAFVFFPIAKMLTAAFITQDGGYSVAVFFSKFFDDRLWGLSCLTGGRCGVAWNSLFLAVCVGLITTILGLVFALVVTRSGFRFKRGLRALTVLPIITPPFVIGLALILLFGLSGTVTVWVSDLLGVQPTRWLYGLPGILIAQTLAFTPIAFLVLIGVVEGVSPSMEEAAQTLRATKWQVFKTVSLPLMRPGLANAFLLGFIESMADFGNPLVLGGNYDVLSTEIFFAIVGAQYDQGQAAVLAMVLLFFTLGAFYAQRRWLGKKSYTTVSGKGDSGVHPHMPTALSLPVLAIAMIWAAFTIVVYLMIFYGSVVELWGVNNTLTLKHYGTAFSLRIEEEGIRWTGAAWDSFWTTLKIAGIAAPLTAVVGLITAYLLTRQTFAGKNAFEFGTMLSFAIPGTVIGVSYILAFNVPPIEITGTGIILVVSFIFRNMPVGVRAGIASMSQLDKSLDESSLTLGANSWQTFRRVILPLLRPAILAALVYSFVRAMTAISAVIFLVSAEYNMATSYIIGRVENNDYGLAIAYSTTLIFVMLCVVLAMQLIVGRTKIGRRMTQSRTNV, encoded by the coding sequence ATGCGTCAGGTCACGTCCGATAAAGCGACCAACCCGGTTTTGATCTTCTGGATCATTGCCGGGTTAGCTGGCTTTTTTATCCTTCCCTGGTACGGGATCGAGGACTTTTTCCGCTTTGAATGGCTTGTCGATGGCTATCCATTCGATAGCGACTACGCCCCCGGAATCTTCTTGATCGGGCAAGGGGAAAAGCTTTGGCTGGCCCCGCTGATCGCGCCGTTGCTTGCCCCGATAGCCGTTCTGAAAAAAAGTAAATCAGACCCGATCTATGCACAGGTTCTTATCCTTGCAGGCGCATTTGGCTTTGGTTGGTTGGTTCTGCAGGGCTTTTCCATTGGTATTCGAGGTTGGAATTTCGGCTGGGCGACGGCCTTGTTTGGCGAATTGGACGATCGGCAATATGGCATGGGCTATGGCGCACTGATCAGCGCCGCTGCGTTCCTTTTCATCTTCACGCAGGGCCTTGCTGCACGGGGGGCCATCAACGGCGATGTCTTTGTTGTAAGCTCTATCGGCGGCGTCGTTGTGATCGTCACGGCTTTCGTGTTTTTCCCTATCGCCAAGATGTTGACCGCTGCGTTTATCACACAAGACGGGGGCTATTCTGTCGCCGTCTTCTTTTCCAAGTTTTTTGACGACAGGTTGTGGGGACTAAGTTGCCTGACAGGTGGACGATGTGGCGTCGCCTGGAACTCTTTGTTCCTTGCGGTATGCGTTGGTCTTATCACGACCATCCTTGGACTGGTTTTCGCTTTGGTCGTGACCCGGTCTGGGTTCCGCTTCAAACGCGGTTTGCGCGCCTTGACGGTGTTGCCGATCATCACGCCTCCCTTTGTGATTGGCTTGGCGTTGATACTGTTGTTCGGCCTTTCCGGAACAGTGACCGTATGGGTCTCAGATCTTTTAGGGGTGCAACCGACGCGTTGGTTATACGGACTGCCCGGCATCTTGATTGCACAAACACTGGCCTTCACACCGATCGCCTTTCTGGTGCTGATTGGCGTGGTCGAAGGCGTCTCTCCGTCAATGGAGGAAGCAGCACAAACCTTGCGCGCAACCAAGTGGCAAGTTTTCAAGACAGTGTCTTTACCGCTCATGCGGCCGGGCTTGGCCAATGCTTTTTTGCTGGGCTTTATTGAAAGCATGGCGGATTTTGGCAACCCGTTGGTGTTGGGTGGCAACTACGATGTGCTTTCAACCGAGATCTTCTTTGCCATTGTAGGCGCGCAATATGATCAAGGCCAAGCGGCCGTGCTGGCGATGGTTCTGCTGTTCTTTACGCTTGGAGCTTTCTACGCGCAGCGCCGCTGGTTGGGCAAAAAAAGTTATACGACGGTATCGGGCAAAGGCGACAGCGGCGTGCATCCTCATATGCCAACGGCGCTTTCACTACCTGTACTTGCAATCGCCATGATCTGGGCCGCGTTTACAATTGTTGTCTATCTGATGATCTTCTACGGCTCAGTTGTTGAGCTTTGGGGCGTGAACAACACCCTGACGTTAAAACATTATGGCACAGCCTTCTCGCTTCGCATTGAAGAAGAGGGCATCCGCTGGACCGGAGCAGCATGGGATAGTTTCTGGACCACCCTCAAGATTGCGGGGATTGCAGCACCGCTGACGGCTGTCGTTGGCCTCATCACCGCATATTTGCTGACACGCCAGACATTTGCTGGCAAAAATGCGTTTGAATTCGGGACTATGCTGTCCTTTGCCATTCCGGGCACGGTTATCGGTGTCAGCTATATTCTGGCGTTCAACGTCCCCCCGATTGAGATCACCGGCACCGGTATCATCCTTGTCGTCAGCTTCATTTTCCGCAACATGCCTGTCGGTGTGCGTGCAGGTATTGCCAGCATGTCACAGCTCGATAAATCTCTGGATGAAAGCTCGCTGACCCTTGGCGCAAATTCTTGGCAAACGTTCCGCCGGGTGATCCTTCCGCTGCTGCGCCCCGCCATTCTTGCAGCACTGGTTTACAGTTTCGTCAGAGCGATGACGGCGATCTCTGCCGTGATCTTCCTTGTCTCTGCTGAATACAATATGGCGACGAGCTACATCATTGGCAGAGTTGAAAATAACGACTACGGCCTTGCGATTGCTTATTCCACCACGCTGATCTTTGTCATGTTGTGCGTTGTTCTGGCGATGCAGCTCATCGTTGGCCGCACCAAGATCGGGCGGCGCATGACCCAGTCACGCACCAATGTTTAG
- a CDS encoding ABC transporter ATP-binding protein: MSINAKAAPVSFRNVTKVYGKDVVAVDDINLEIEAGKLVTLLGPSGCGKTTTLRMIAGLEIATRGSIFIGEQDVTLLPATDRDVSMVFQSYALFPHMTVMENVSYGLGFSGFDKSEIQDRAQHGLDLVGLKGFGNRLPSELSGGQQQRVAVARALVLEPQVLLFDEPLSNLDAKLRRQVREDIRDIQKNLGLTVVYVTHDQEEALAVSDEIVVMRNASIAQVGHPRELYDAPADRFVADFIGEANIIPCEITSVQGDVAHIRMGDLAHQLPARGLAPGPANLAVRPTRFKLGVSEGLAMNVAKATYVGSRMEYTLEASFGQVFVVSEDVDTPLSAGANVTVGLDSVGPVLLPED; this comes from the coding sequence ATGAGCATCAATGCAAAAGCGGCGCCCGTCAGTTTCCGCAATGTCACAAAGGTCTACGGCAAAGATGTCGTCGCCGTTGACGACATAAATTTGGAAATCGAAGCAGGTAAACTGGTTACACTGCTGGGGCCGTCTGGGTGCGGCAAGACCACAACCCTGCGGATGATTGCGGGGCTCGAGATTGCAACGCGCGGGTCAATTTTTATCGGTGAACAAGATGTCACCCTGCTGCCCGCGACAGATCGCGACGTCTCTATGGTGTTCCAGTCTTATGCGCTTTTCCCTCATATGACGGTGATGGAAAACGTCTCTTACGGGTTGGGGTTTTCGGGATTTGATAAGTCGGAAATACAGGACCGTGCCCAACATGGGCTTGATCTGGTGGGCCTGAAGGGCTTCGGCAATCGCCTGCCGTCAGAATTGTCAGGCGGACAGCAACAGCGTGTGGCCGTCGCGCGGGCGCTTGTGTTGGAGCCTCAGGTGCTGTTGTTTGATGAACCTCTGTCGAACCTCGATGCGAAACTACGTCGACAGGTTCGCGAAGATATTCGCGACATCCAGAAAAACCTTGGCTTGACTGTCGTCTACGTCACTCATGATCAAGAAGAAGCATTGGCAGTCTCGGACGAGATCGTGGTCATGCGGAACGCGTCCATCGCGCAGGTCGGCCATCCAAGGGAACTTTACGACGCGCCAGCCGACCGGTTTGTTGCCGATTTCATCGGCGAGGCGAATATCATTCCGTGTGAGATCACCAGTGTTCAGGGCGATGTCGCTCACATCCGTATGGGCGATCTGGCGCATCAACTGCCTGCACGCGGGCTTGCCCCTGGACCGGCGAACCTCGCTGTGCGCCCAACACGGTTTAAGCTCGGTGTTTCTGAAGGGCTGGCAATGAACGTGGCAAAAGCGACCTATGTGGGCAGTCGGATGGAATACACTTTGGAAGCCAGCTTCGGTCAGGTCTTTGTTGTCAGCGAAGATGTCGACACGCCGCTTTCAGCGGGTGCAAATGTGACGGTGGGTTTGGATTCTGTTGGCCCGGTCCTCTTACCAGAAGATTAA
- a CDS encoding HAD family hydrolase produces the protein MMDSIFHARGTQRSVSSESWYSEIMAGGYRAVILDLDGTLVESSEVHFKSFQAAVQAQGQDMDRDWYFARTGLDRKSLFAAFSADVQGGFDVALAIRQSIENFIELSPSVSSIDETFKLAQALDQSVPMAIGTNAEFEVATASLRATGLLKFFDVVVSISDNVAPKPAPEIFLLATERLGFSTTETVVFEDSPEGVRAALEAGLDVFQVLHK, from the coding sequence ATGATGGATAGCATTTTCCATGCGAGGGGCACGCAGCGGTCTGTGTCATCAGAAAGCTGGTACTCAGAGATCATGGCGGGTGGCTATCGGGCCGTCATTCTGGACCTTGATGGCACACTTGTCGAAAGCAGCGAGGTGCATTTTAAGTCATTTCAGGCTGCCGTTCAGGCTCAAGGTCAAGACATGGACCGCGACTGGTACTTTGCGCGAACGGGCCTTGACCGAAAATCCCTTTTCGCTGCCTTTTCGGCCGACGTTCAGGGTGGGTTCGACGTTGCCTTGGCGATCAGACAAAGCATTGAAAATTTCATTGAACTAAGTCCTTCAGTCTCGTCGATTGACGAAACTTTTAAATTGGCGCAGGCGTTGGATCAGTCGGTTCCAATGGCCATCGGGACAAACGCTGAATTCGAGGTTGCAACTGCGTCCCTTCGCGCAACTGGCTTGCTGAAATTTTTTGACGTTGTCGTTTCTATCTCTGACAATGTTGCGCCGAAACCGGCGCCGGAAATTTTCTTGTTGGCGACGGAGCGCTTGGGATTTTCGACAACCGAAACCGTCGTGTTTGAGGATTCTCCCGAAGGCGTAAGGGCAGCGCTTGAAGCCGGGCTTGATGTCTTTCAGGTTTTGCACAAATGA